One Eremothecium cymbalariae DBVPG#7215 chromosome 2, complete sequence DNA window includes the following coding sequences:
- the PRP2 gene encoding DEAH-box RNA-dependent ATPase PRP2 (similar to Ashbya gossypii ADR287C): MGQDSAEQRIIGIGKRRVKRSFEEVEEEVGTSREILSEGGEARLESTDGSAVEKVEGSMDELRRLARQKYLDRREHQKLEWVIHDLEILEEDVKKYGWDNLTEREREEISIKRQVVQLVKDRQEIEEKAQSNFYISGPDGASGVVKEPSAYVGNEVSWEDQQVQKSVKGHNDAEVISVQGGEQYSLVLDSRAMVNFTDIDMITGKHLFNRKSEKLLSRLESNLKKEIEHTQSMKAARKSLPVYSFREELLKAINEHQVLIVVGETGSGKTTQLPQYLVEDGYTKGGRMIVACTQPRRVAATSVATRVADEMNVVLGREVGYQIRFDDKTTKNVTVLKYMTDGMLLREFLTDPELTNYSCIMIDEAHERTLATDILLGLLKDILPHRKDLKLLISSATMNASKFSEFFYNAPIFNIPGRRYPVDIHYTLQPEANYLHATISTILQIHTTQELPGDILVFLTGQDEIENVRDKIEEICFKLGKNITPLMVTPIYANLPQEQQAKIFETTPKGARKVVLATNIAETSLTIDGIKYVVDPGFVKEKTYVPQTGMSQLLTIPCSKASVDQRAGRAGRVGPGKCFRLFTKWSYNHELEDLPKPEILRTNLSQVVLLLLSMGITSLLTFPMLDKPRIPNLSRSLEQLYVLGALNNKGTITKIGRIMCEFPCEPEFGKVIHSSAFNDKCNGVLEEVITIVSMLHETASIFVPGKERKTVLGIMNSDHMLYLEIFDTWANNNYSRSWCKDHNVQYRTMSRVKSIREQLWRCSDKLGLVSMNQLQLQNNPRLFQAQKEQRIIKCFITGFPFNVAQLTSSGYRTLGSGDGISVNIHPTSIIYASNRESGKPHRFLLYQQLVLTSKEFMRDCMPLPQESWLKELVPQFFIK, encoded by the coding sequence GAAGAGAGCATCAGAAGTTGGAGTGGGTAATACACGATCTTGAAATACTAGAAGAAGATGTTAAGAAGTATGGATGGGATAATTTGACTGAGAGAGAACGGGAGGAGATTAGTATCAAAAGACAGGTGGTTCAGTTGGTAAAAGATAGACAAGAGATAGAGGAAAAGGCGCAAAGTAACTTCTATATATCAGGGCCGGATGGGGCTAGCGGTGTTGTAAAGGAACCCTCAGCATATGTTGGTAATGAGGTTTCATGGGAGGATCAACAGGTCCAGAAGTCTGTTAAAGGTCACAATGATGCAGAGGTAATTTCTGTTCAAGGTGGTGAACAATATTCGCTTGTTCTTGATAGTCGGGCGATGGTTAACTTTACGGATATAGATATGATCACAGGCAAGCATCTTTTTAATAGGAAAAGCGAAAAGTTACTATCTAGGCTGGAATCAAATCTAAAGAAGGAAATAGAGCATACTCAGTCAATGAAAGCTGCTAGGAAATCGTTGCCTGTGTACAGTTTTCGCgaagaattgttgaaagCCATCAATGAACATCAGGTGttgattgttgttggtgaaaCCGGTTCAGGAAAAACCACCCAGCTACCACAGTATCTTGTCGAAGACGGCTATACTAAAGGCGGTCGTATGATTGTGGCATGCACGCAGCCTCGTAGAGTTGCAGCCACCTCCGTAGCCACAAGAGTTGCTGACGAAATGAATGTTGTGCTTGGAAGAGAGGTCGGGTACCAAATTAGATTTGATGACAAAACCACCAAAAACGTTACTGTTTTGAAGTACATGACAGATGGTATGCTGCTACGAGAATTTTTAACGGATCCAGAGCTAACTAACTATAGTTGTATTATGATTGACGAAGCACACGAACGTACCTTGGCAACggatatattattaggTCTTCTAAAGGATATTCTACCCCATCGAAAagatttgaagttgttgatatcGTCTGCAACAATGAATGCGTCAAAGTTTTCGGAATTCTTCTATAATGCTCCAATTTTCAACATCCCGGGGAGACGGTACCCCGTTGACATCCATTATACATTACAACCAGAGGCGAATTACTTACATGCAACTATCAGCACAATTTTACAGATCCACACAACGCAAGAGTTACCTGGGGATATATTAGTTTTTTTAACAGGCCAGGATGAAATCGAGAATGTTAGAGACAAAATAGAAgaaatttgtttcaaaCTAGGCAAAAATATCACACCATTGATGGTTACACCTATATATGCTAACTTGCCCCAGGAGCAGCAAGCCAagatatttgaaaccaCCCCAAAAGGGGCGCGTAAGGTTGTGTTAGCAACTAACATTGCAGAAACTTCGTTAACAATTGATGGTATAAAGTATGTGGTTGATCCAGGGTTTGTCAAGGAGAAGACATATGTACCTCAGACGGGAATGTCTCAACTATTAACCATACCGTGCAGTAAAGCTTCTGTAGATCAGAGAGCAGGTAGAGCAGGTAGAGTGGGGCCGGGAAAATGCTTTAGGCTGTTCACGAAATGGTCATATAATCACGAATTAGAGGATCTACCTAAACCGGAAATCCTCAGAACGAACTTATCTCAGGTTGTGTTGCTACTCTTATCTATGGGTATCACTAGTCTCCTTACATTCCCTATGCTAGATAAACCCAGGATACCAAATTTAAGCCGTTCTTTAGAGCAGCTGTACGTTCTTGGAgctttaaataataaaggCACGATAACTAAGATAGGACGAATTATGTGTGAGTTCCCATGCGAACCAGAATTTGGTAAGGTCATACACAGTAGTGCCTTCAATGATAAATGTAATGGTGTTCTGGAAGAAGTGATCACAATAGTGTCCATGCTTCATGAAACGGCGTCAATTTTCGTACCTGGGAAAGAACGGAAGACAGTGCTAGGAATAATGAACAGCGACCACATGCTCTATTTGGAAATATTCGACACCTGGGCTAATAATAACTACAGCAGGAGTTGGTGCAAGGACCATAACGTTCAATACAGGACAATGTCAAGAGTTAAAAGCATCCGTGAACAACTTTGGCGTTGCAGTGATAAACTGGGACTGGTGTCAATGAACCAGCTACAATTACAAAATAATCCTCGATTATTCCAAGCTCAGAAGGAGCAGCGCATAATTAAATGCTTCATAACCGGATTTCCCTTCAATGTTGCACAGCTAACGTCATCTGGCTATCGTACATTGGGCAGCGGTGACGGCATTTCTGTTAATATACATCCTACCAGTATCATTTATGCCTCAAATAGGGAATCTGGCAAACCACACAGGTTTCTTCTGTATCAACAGCTGGTATTAACGAGCAAAGAATTCATGAGAGATTGCATGCCACTACCGCAGGAATCATGGCTGAAAGAACTAGTGCCACagtttttcatcaaataa
- the PFK2 gene encoding 6-phosphofructokinase subunit beta (similar to Ashbya gossypii AFL185W), whose amino-acid sequence MAAEIPLVNGTNSFCVTAYSKQRYEQSISFYSNLLLMELASRGESSTILTNYALSVEIVYNEDAVRDEETKALYKELSEAVTTVDWRAKSPSIVLSTVDTMRVRKQLDLCQLYPTELNPMEVYTLDPQGNVIGFIKTKNAISTMPSGPNMKVLMSKSRLGSKPMSSVASSTDLRSGVLDTSETYPSLPRKIGDKPGKAIAVMTSGGDSPGMNANVRAIVRTAIFKGCRAFTVMEGYEGLVRGGPKYIKECTWEDVRGWSTEGGTNIGTARCMAFRERAGRLLGAQHLIEAGVDALIVCGGDGSLTGADLFRSEWPSLIKELLAQGKISEEQVKKYQHLNICGTVGSIDNDMSTTDATIGAYSSLDRICKAIDYIEATANSHSRAFVVEVMGRNCGWLALMAGIATSADYILIPEKPASSREWQDQMCDVVSKHRSRGKRTTIVIVAEGAIAADLTPVSPKDVHKVLVERLGLDTRITTLGHVQRGGTAVAFDRILATLQGVEAVNAVLESTPNTPSPLIAINENQITRKPLRESVALTKSVADAIKTKDFKKAMELRDSEFVEHLNNFMAINSADHNPPKLDADQALKIAVVNVGAPAGGINSVVYSMAAYCMSQGHIPYAIYNGWTGLARHESVRTLNWKDMLGWQSRGGSELGTNRATPEDSDIGMIAYYFQKYKFDGLIIVGGFEAFISLNELEKARDSYPAFRIPMVLIPATLSNNVPGTEYSLGSDTALNALMQYCDVVKQSAASTRGRAFVVDVQGGNSGYLATQAALAVGAQISYVPEEGISLEQLSQDIETLRESFDRAHGRGKFGKLILKSTNASKVFTTKTLADVITAEANGHFDAKPAVPGHVQQGGLPSPIDRTRGTRLAIRAVGFIESRQHIMKTKKFDEDNFDVNDKTISETAAVLGIKGSHIRFTSVRHLFDTETEFSKRMPKSIHWEGTRAIADHLEGRKKVAAS is encoded by the coding sequence ATGGCGGCCGAAATTCCGTTAGTGAATGGTACAAACAGTTTTTGTGTAACGGCATACTCGAAGCAACGGTATGAGCAGAGTATCTCGTTTTATTCTAATTTGCTACTCATGGAACTAGCTTCCAGGGGTGAAAGTAGCACGATTTTGACTAATTATGCGTTATCCGTTGAAATAGTGTATAATGAGGATGCTGTGCGTGATGAAGAGACGAAGGCGTTGTATAAAGAATTAAGCGAGGCGGTAACAACGGTTGATTGGAGGGCAAAGTCGCCTTCAATAGTGCTCTCTACTGTGGATACAATGAGGGTAAGGAAGCAGTTGGATTTATGTCAGTTGTATCCTACGGAGCTAAATCCGATGGAGGTGTATACTTTGGATCCTCAAGGTAATGTGATTGGGTTTATTAAGACTAAGAACGCGATTTCAACGATGCCTAGTGGACCGAACATGAAGGTGTTGATGAGCAAAAGTCGCCTTGGTTCGAAGCCAATGTCGTCGGTGGCGTCTTCTACAGATTTGAGGTCTGGGGTGTTAGATACAAGTGAGACTTATCCTTCACTGCCTAGGAAAATAGGCGATAAACCTGGCAAGGCGATTGCTGTGATGACATCCGGTGGAGATTCTCCGGGAATGAATGCCAATGTGCGTGCTATTGTTAGAACAGCTATCTTTAAGGGATGTCGTGCGTTTACCGTTATGGAGGGATATGAGGGGTTAGTGCGTGGAGGTCCTAAGTATATTAAGGAATGCACATGGGAGGATGTGAGGGGCTGGTCAACTGAAGGTGGAACGAATATTGGTACTGCACGTTGTATGGCGTTCCGGGAGCGCGCGGGTAGATTGCTTGGCGCTCAGCATTTGATTGAGGCAGGTGTTGATGCTTTAATTGTTTGCGGTGGTGACGGTTCATTGACAGGTGCAGACCTTTTCAGATCAGAATGGCCGTCCTTAATTAAGGAATTGTTGGCACAGGGGAAGATCAGTGAAGAGCAAGTTAAGAAGTATCAACATTTGAACATCTGTGGTACTGTTGGTTCTATAGATAATGATATGTCCACCACGGACGCTACAATCGGTGCTTATTCTTCATTGGATCGTATTTGCAAGGCCATTGATTATATTGAGGCGACAGCTAATTCTCACTCTAGAGCTTTCGTTGTTGAAGTCATGGGTAGAAATTGTGGTTGGTTGGCGCTTATGGCTGGTATTGCTACCTCTGCtgattatattttgattcCAGAAAAGCCTGCCTCGTCGCGTGAATGGCAAGATCAAATGTGCGATGTGGTTAGCAAACACAGATCTCGTGGCAAGAGGACAACTATCGTAATCGTAGCTGAGGGTGCTATTGCTGCTGATCTCACTCCAGTTTCGCCAAAGGATGTACACAAGGTGCTGGTAGAAAGATTGGGCTTGGATACAAGAATCACAACGTTAGGCCACGTTCAAAGAGGTGGTACTGCTGTCGCGTTTGATCGTATATTAGCCACTTTGCAGGGTGTTGAAGCTGTAAATGCTGTACTAGAGTCTACTCCAAACACACCATCTCCTTTAATTGCTATCAATGAAAACCAAATTACCAGAAAGCCATTAAGGGAGTCAGTTGCTTTGACTAAGTCAGTTGCTGATGCAATCAAGACCAAAGATTTTAAGAAAGCAATGGAGTTGAGAGATTCTGAATTCGTTGAACACTTGAACAATTTTATGGCTATCAATTCGGCAGATCATAACCCTCCTAAGTTAGATGCAGACCAAGCGTTGAAAATTGCCGTAGTAAATGTTGGTGCTCCTGCAGGTGGTATAAACTCCGTTGTTTACTCCATGGCTGCCTACTGTATGTCTCAAGGCCATATTCCTTATGCTATCTACAACGGGTGGACAGGATTGGCAAGACATGAGTCTGTTCGTACCTTAAATTGGAAAGATATGCTAGGCTGGCAGTCTCGTGGAGGTTCTGAGTTGGGTACCAATAGAGCTACCCCTGAAGATTCTGATATAGGTATGATTGCGTActatttccaaaaatacaagTTTGATGGTTTGATTATTGTAGGCGGATTTGAAGCGTTCATTTCCCTCAATGAGTTGGAAAAGGCTAGAGACAGTTATCCGGCCTTCAGAATTCCAATGGTTTTAATTCCTGCAACTCTTTCCAATAATGTTCCTGGCACCGAGTATTCATTGGGTTCTGACACAGCTTTAAACGCATTAATGCAGTACTGTGATGTAGTCAAGCAGTCTGCCGCTTCTACCCGAGGCAGAGCGTTTGTCGTTGATGTCCAAGGTGGTAATTCTGGCTATTTAGCCACCCAAGCTGCCCTCGCGGTCGGTGCTCAAATATCCTACGTTCCAGAAGAAGGTATTTCATTGGAGCAATTATCTCAGGATATCGAAACTCTACGGGAATCCTTTGATAGAGCCCACGGCAGAGGTAAATTTGGTAAGTTGATCCTGAAGTCCACCAATGCCTCTAAGGTGTTCACCACCAAAACCTTGGCTGATGTCATCACTGCTGAGGCGAATGGCCATTTTGACGCAAAACCTGCCGTTCCAGGTCATGTTCAACAGGGTGGATTGCCATCACCAATAGACAGAACGAGAGGTACCAGGTTAGCCATCAGAGCAGTGGGTTTCATCGAATCTCGTCAACACATCATGAAAACTAAAAAATTCGATGAAGACAACTTCGACGTAAATGATAAAACTATTTCCGAAACAGCTGCAGTTTTAGGTATTAAGGGATCCCATATCAGGTTTACTTCTGTTAGACATTTGTTTGACACTGAGACCGAATTTTCTAAGAGAATGCCAAAGTCAATCCACTGGGAAGGTACTAGGGCTATCGCAGACCACTTAGAAGGTAGAAAGAAAGTCGCAGCATCATGA
- the INP1 gene encoding Inp1p (similar to Ashbya gossypii AFL184W), with protein sequence MSNGVTKVMVENTSSGSKSKMPKIRQSPFKTIRNSFLMKKNGLSNTLNRSSHTPKVSGSKDNNEGGGQESHSGSIYGGCSSPADYRNIKKNRSVSTERVTLFKYDHVKVTSYQSPLPSLYERTSTARTTEDIHGRKATVLEAKGPLEIYQLVAPMTAQSSQKVTYLCLGRKEQIIRPILPKLKINMLNSEGYQFSVLSFNPENWWKVEFLESTGDDSVVPYTVISAFENAVKNICQFFNKSARQIKDFETENDDLEYLLYIDSKDKDGGHDEVTLDRDNSTDDTSVLNTATTSEMINDAFKRAMENILPNNPVQRLDLQKFRKFGSHNELADTLVTDTYEKHRSRALSVPYELPLWNKRSNDSTLVSWMDIEYDDIIKE encoded by the coding sequence ATGTCCAATGGTGTTACAAAAGTGATGGTAGAGAATACGTCATCAGGTTCTAAAAGTAAAATGCCTAAAATACGGCAGTCACCATTCAAAACAATACGAAATAGctttttgatgaagaaaaatgGGCTTAGTAACACCTTGAATAGGAGTAGTCATACTCCAAAGGTGAGTGGGAGTAAAGATAACAATGAAGGTGGTGGTCAGGAATCACACTCGGGCTCTATATACGGGGGTTGCAGTTCTCCGGCTGATTATCGAAATATTAAGAAGAATCGTTCTGTTTCTACCGAACGTGTAACTTTGTTTAAGTATGACCATGTTAAAGTGACTAGTTACCAGTCTCCATTGCCTAGTTTGTATGAAAGAACGAGTACGGCGAGAACTACTGAGGATATTCATGGCCGTAAAGCAACGGTACTTGAGGCAAAAGGGCCTCTAGAGATATATCAATTGGTGGCGCCAATGACCGCACAATCATCTCAAAAGGTCACGTATTTGTGCCTTGGAAGGAAGGAGCAAATCATAAGACCGATTCTACCGAAACTAAAAATCAATATGTTAAACAGTGAAGGTTACCAGTTTTCAGTGCTGTCCTTCAATCCAGAAAACTGGTGGAAAGTGGAATTCCTTGAATCCACTGGGGATGATTCTGTGGTTCCATACACTGTTATTTCGGCATTTGAAAATGCAGTTAAAAATATCTGTCAATTCTTTAACAAATCAGCTCGTCAGATAAAGGATTTTGAAACGGAGAACGACGACTTAGAATATTTATTGTACATTGATAGCAAAGATAAGGATGGTGGTCATGATGAGGTAACACTAGACAGAGACAATTCTACCGATGATACGAGTGTGCTAAATACAGCCACTACATCTGAGATGATCAATGACGCATTTAAAAGGGCCATGGAAAATATACTACCGAATAACCCAGTTCAGAGACTGGATCTTCAGaaatttagaaaatttGGCTCACATAATGAACTTGCGGACACCTTAGTGACTGATACATACGAGAAGCACCGGAGCCGTGCTCTCAGCGTTCCTTATGAACTTCCACTATGGAACAAACGTTCAAATGACTCTACTTTAGTTAGCTGGATGGACATTGAATATGATGACATTATAAAGGAATAG
- the TOM40 gene encoding TOM complex pore protein TOM40 (similar to Ashbya gossypii AFL183C) produces the protein MTSNNPLSLGDFSKISPLPGISPINPEGHGESFWSSNPISSYLISVYNNIHSHRQTLSLVNPGTIENLNKEVARDVFLTQYFFTGLRADLNKAFSLNPAFQTSHTFSMGSEVLPNYAFSALFANDNLFMQGNVDNDLSLSGRFHYGWDTNNVSKVTLQVSQGQPSMCQIEQDFQGSDFSLNFKALNPSISSKGVFSGVAVGSLLQSITSNLAIGIEAVYSRGQNSMPADAAVSYATRYVSPKQDWIFSGQLQANGALTASFWRKVASNVEAGIESTLQASMVPIMDPLIGQPIGIQPTIEGATTIGAKYEYRQSVFRGSISSDGRVGCFLERKILPTLSILFCGEMDQFKNESKLGCGLQFETAGSEELLMMQQGLDANGNPLQAPPS, from the coding sequence ATGACATCCAATAATCCATTATCACTGGGCGacttttcaaagatttcTCCACTTCCAGGTATCTCTCCAATCAACCCAGAGGGACATGGTGAGTCCTTCTGGTCTTCCAATCCTATTTCTTCTTATTTGATTTCTGTATACAACAATATCCATTCTCATAGGCAAACTCTTTCGTTGGTGAATCCGGGGACAATTGAGAATTTGAATAAGGAGGTGGCTCGTGATGTGTTTTTGACGCAGTATTTCTTCACTGGTCTTAGAGCGGACTTAAACAAGGCTTTTTCGTTGAATCCTGCCTTCCAAACGTCTCATACATTCTCTATGGGCTCTGAGGTGCTTCCAAATTATGCTTTTTCCGCTTTGTTTGCTAATGACAATTTGTTTATGCAGGGAAATGTTGACAATGATCTTTCATTGTCTGGTCGATTCCACTATGGTTGGGACACCAACAATGTTTCAAAAGTAACCCTACAGGTTTCTCAGGGCCAACCTAGTATGTGTCAGATCGAGCAGGATTTCCAAGGTTCTGATTTCTCTTTGAACTTCAAGGCGTTGAATCCTTCTATATCTTCGAAGGGTGTGTTTTCCGGTGTTGCTGTTGGTTCGCTTTTACAGAGTATTACGAGTAATCTGGCCATAGGTATCGAAGCTGTGTATTCAAGAGGTCAAAATTCCATGCCAGCAGACGCAGCTGTTTCGTATGCTACTCGTTATGTTTCTCCTAAGCAAGATTGGATCTTTTCTGGGCAACTTCAAGCTAATGGTGCTTTAACGGCTTCCTTTTGGAGAAAAGTTGCATCAAACGTGGAAGCTGGTATCGAGTCCACCTTACAGGCTTCTATGGTCCCTATAATGGACCCTTTAATTGGCCAACCAATTGGAATTCAACCAACAATCGAGGGTGCTACCACCATTGGTGCCAAATATGAATACAGACAGTCCGTTTTCCGTGGCTCTATCAGCTCTGATGGCAGAGTGGGCTGTTTCCTAGAAAGAAAGATCTTGCCAACATTATCCATTTTATTCTGTGGCGAAATGGACCAATTTAAGAATGAATCCAAATTGGGCTGTGGTTTGCAATTTGAAACAGCTGGTAGTGAAGAACTTTTGATGATGCAACAGGGATTGGATGCTAATGGTAACCCATTGCAGGCTCCGCCATCTTAA
- the CSE2 gene encoding Cse2p (similar to Ashbya gossypii AFL182C), with protein sequence MSEPPASDRTLNNQTLNQVYATLTKNTSQQPEFIPQIFYALHQFKEDSKSGGNSLETATSSIRHRIKLCKSYLREDPHCIELLSRPYEDWPQVVEQKQQEIETKKLVHKQLGERIRAMIR encoded by the coding sequence ATGTCTGAGCCACCTGCAAGTGACCGCACTCTCAACAACCAGACTCTAAATCAGGTATATGCTACGCTCACCAAAAACACCTCCCAACAACCGGAATTCATCCCCCAGATCTTTTATGCGCTCCACCAATTTAAGGAGGATTCCAAGAGCGGTGGCAACTCCCTTGAAACAGCAACCTCAAGCATCAGACATCGCATAAAACTGTGCAAAAGCTACCTCAGAGAAGACCCTCACTGCATCGAACTGCTCTCCAGACCTTACGAAGATTGGCCTCAGGTCGTCGagcagaagcagcaggagatagaaaccaaaaagcTCGTTCACAAACAGCTCGGTGAACGCATTAGAGCCATGATACgatga
- the ERG2 gene encoding C-8 sterol isomerase ERG2 (similar to Ashbya gossypii AFL181C): MRYIGIAAFVVLLGYLMNQALDHWMPKRYVFDPLTLNKICNTVISRHSYGSAITDAKPMLIDLRNELAAHYGEQYINPYSDDDWVFNNAGGAMGQMLILHASISEYLILFGTAVGTEGHSGVHFADDYFTILHGEQLASFPNATVPEVYTPGMTHHLPRGHAKQYSMSSGSFALELAQGWIPCMLPFGFLDTFCSTLDFYTLYRSVVLSAKNMIGNIIWNNKF, from the coding sequence ATGCGTTACATAGGAATAGCTGCTTTCGTTGTGCTATTGGGTTACCTAATGAACCAAGCATTGGATCATTGGATGCCCAAACGTTATGTTTTTGATCCTTTGACTTTGAATAAGATATGCAATACTGTTATTTCGAGACATAGTTATGGCTCGGCCATCACGGATGCTAAACCGATGTTGATTGACCTCAGGAACGAGCTTGCAGCTCATTATGGCGAACAGTACATCAACCCATACTCAGATGATGATTGGGTTTTCAATAATGCTGGAGGTGCAATGGGCCAGATGTTGATTCTTCATGCTTCTATTAGCGAGTATCTGATTTTATTTGGTACCGCGGTTGGCACTGAAGGCCATAGCGGCGTACACTTTGCAGATGACTATTTTACTATTCTACACGGAGAACAACTTGCGTCATTCCCAAATGCTACTGTCCCTGAAGTTTACACCCCAGGCATGACCCATCACCTACCTCGTGGGCATGCCAAACAGTATAGTATGTCCAGTGGCAGTTTTGCTCTCGAATTGGCTCAAGGTTGGATTCCTTGCATGCTGCCATTCGGTTTCCTCGATACTTTTTGTAGTACCCTGGACTTCTATACATTGTATCGAAGTGTTGTGTTGTCTGCAAAAAATATGATCGGAAATATTATCTGGAACAACAAATTCTGA
- the NRM1 gene encoding Nrm1p (similar to Ashbya gossypii AFL180C), translating to MRSVRSPLQEFSSSKINRLVQKPGGKEVGVGKRSGSPVLQGRVQLVENNNRGGKTETPLQSLPKKLSMDGGQFTQSPKRGHGIYQPSSRMLATPTDSDELIMPNTSTTCPGSYKKQVEIIKARLQLAYYKYRTNQSHLNFRELKQRHMAGKSVRKLACTTNSCSLRTPVKPASASIVQKQPACLSPSNTPMSVKAAKSLLQLLSASSSVNSKNKPTATPVL from the coding sequence ATGAGAAGCGTGAGAAGTCCATTGCAAGAGTTCAGTAGCTCTAAGATCAACCGGCTGGTGCAGAAGCCGGGTGGGAAGGAGGTGGGGGTGGGGAAGAGGAGTGGTTCGCCGGTGTTGCAGGGTCGCGTTCAGCTTGTGGAGAATAATAATCGAGGGGGAAAGACGGAGACGCCGTTACAGAGCCTTCCCAAGAAGTTGTCGATGGATGGGGGCCAGTTCACACAGTCCCCCAAGAGGGGCCATGGGATTTATCAGCCTTCATCGCGGATGCTTGCAACCCCTACGGATTCAGATGAGTTGATAATGCCGAACACTTCCACGACATGCCCGGGCAGTTATAAGAAACAGGTGGAAATAATTAAAGCACGTCTGCAATTGGCCTACTATAAATATCGGACCAACCAATCACACTTGAACTTCCGCGAGTTAAAGCAGAGGCATATGGCCGGCAAATCTGTAAGAAAGCTGGCTTGCACTACCAATTCTTGCAGTTTACGAACACCAGTGAAACCTGCATCAGCATCCATTGTACAAAAGCAGCCTGCTTGTCTCTCGCCAAGCAACACCCCGATGTCCGTGAAGGCAGCTAAATCCCTGTTGCAGCTTCTCAGCGCCAGTTCATCTgtaaattccaaaaacaagCCCACAGCCACTCCTGTTCTTTAA